In the Pseudomonadota bacterium genome, ACGCCAGCACGCTGAAGGACTGAGCCGGCCCGGCAACGGCCCGAGAACTCACTCGCCGGACTGTGCCGTGCCTGTATTAAAAGCAGAGCGCGACTGACACTCGGATACCCCGGTTTACGCTGCCGGTGTGCCCGCACCGGCCCAGCGCATCAAAACCCAGCGGCCAGCCGTCGCGCGTACAATCGGCGCACACCGCCGCTGGAGCACGCAACGATGTTGCACATCAGAGACGCAACCGAGGCCGATGCGGCCGCCCTCAACGCGGTCTCGAAGCACCTCGGCTACCGCGCGCTGAGCGAGGCCGAGGCCCGGGCGACACTGGCCGGTGTGCTGGCGGCGCCCGACCACCGCGTCCACCTCGCCGAACACGATGGACAGGTCGTCGGCTGGATCCACGTGTTTCTAGCCCGCCGGGTGGCGTCGCCGCCGTTTCACGAGATCGGCGGCCTGGTGGTCGACCCGGCCCACCGCCGCTGCGGCGTCGGTGCCGCGCTGGTTGCGCACGCGCACGCCGAGGCCGGCGGCACCGTGCGCGTGCGCTGCCGCGCCGACCGCAGCGCGACACACCGGTTTTACGCGGCGCTCGGCTTCACAGAAAGCAAGACGCAGTGCGTGTTCAGCTTGACGGCGGCCGCAACCGAAGCCGGTGACAACGCGCGCACTTGATCTCAAGTGCACTTGAGCCGGTAGTGTCGGCACCCAGCCAACCACGGAGCTGATCACCCGCATGCACGTCCTGACCGTTCTCGACCACCCGAACCCCGCGTCCTTCACCGCGGCCGCCGCCCAGCGCTTCATCGACGGCGCACGCGAGGCCGGCCACACGGCCGAACTCGCCGACCTGCACGCCGAGGGCTTCGACCCGCGCTGGACGATGGCCGACGTCGACGCGGACGGTGACGCCGGCACCCCCGTCGACGTCCAGCGTGAGCAGGCGCGGATTGCCCGCGCCGACGCCGTGTGCCTGGTGTTCTCGCTCTACTGGTGGGGCATGCCGTCGATGACCAAGGGCT is a window encoding:
- a CDS encoding GNAT family N-acetyltransferase; this encodes MLHIRDATEADAAALNAVSKHLGYRALSEAEARATLAGVLAAPDHRVHLAEHDGQVVGWIHVFLARRVASPPFHEIGGLVVDPAHRRCGVGAALVAHAHAEAGGTVRVRCRADRSATHRFYAALGFTESKTQCVFSLTAAATEAGDNART